A single genomic interval of Sceloporus undulatus isolate JIND9_A2432 ecotype Alabama chromosome 2, SceUnd_v1.1, whole genome shotgun sequence harbors:
- the LOC121923271 gene encoding uncharacterized protein PF11_0207-like, protein MSKRPTTRQYKQTQKMAQSQGRSPSVSPERQTEIGVQMANLLEEFKSFKKDMKQEMRENREEIKEQVRKEVDKLGGKIERISEEIGEVKKEVKEVKIRACDLERTVKSVKERLQQEEGRGMQLELKYREKRFKLRGLSECANEKLEERIIPALEEFLELEDGKLETEIDRMFRINSIVARERKVPRDIVIYLLRTKIRDLIVQRSYKGKLVIENEEIQIFKDVPSQILKKRQEYKFLTRLLMKGNIEFRWERVEVVSFIYKQRRYRVDTIEKAKEMYDKLQKEWEDGSKKK, encoded by the coding sequence ATGAGTAAAAGACCTACCACTAGGCAATATAAACAGACACAAAAAATGGCACAAAGTCAAGGAAGGTCACCATCAGTCTCACCAGAAAGGCAAACAGAGATAGGGGTCCAAATGGCTAACTTATTGGAGgaatttaaaagctttaaaaaagatATGAAACAAGAAATGAGGGAAAATAGAGAAGAGATTAAGGAACAAGTGAGGAAAGAGGTGGATAAATTAGGAGGTAAAATAGAAAGAATATCAGAGGAAATTGGAGAAGTAAAAAAAGAAGTTAAGGAGGTAAAAATAAGAGCTTGTGACTTAGAGAGAACAGTTAAATCGGTTAAGGAGAGGCTACAacaagaggaagggagaggaatgcAGTTAGAACTGAAATATAGAGAGAAACGTTTTAAACTTAGAGGTTTATCGGAATGTGCTAACGAAAAATTAGAAGAGAGAATTATCCCTGCCTTAGAAGAATTTTTAGAATTAGAGGATGGTAaattagaaacagaaatagaTAGAATGTTCAGAATTAACTCTATTGTGGCCAGGGAAAGAAAGGTACCAAGGGATATAGTTATCTATCTGTTGAGAACAAAAATAAGAGATTTAATAGTTCAAAGAAGTTACAAAGGAAAATTGGTAATAGAAAATGAAGAGatacagatatttaaagatgtcccCAGCCAAATTCTAAAAAAGAGACAGGAATATAAATTTCTTACAAGACTATTGATGAAAGGGAATATAGAATTTAGGTGGGAGAGAGTGGAAGTTGTATCATTTATTTACAAGCAAAGAAGGTACAGAGTTGATACAatagagaaagcaaaagagatgTATGATAAATTACAGAAGGAATGGGAGGATGGGAGTAAAAAGAAATAG